A genomic window from Salvia hispanica cultivar TCC Black 2014 chromosome 5, UniMelb_Shisp_WGS_1.0, whole genome shotgun sequence includes:
- the LOC125187815 gene encoding stromal processing peptidase, chloroplastic produces MQTSAIVFNTKPILASINSTNHTKQSSTSALSTPNFNRRLLNKAITYHPPKNGCRRRLCSVTSQTSRRLSSEFKELAPRSHSLANLKRVSCFHSYNRKKIGVKRFTAGFFADKSTFPLTKNLPDNTEVRELQVPHASVGPEEPHAASTTWPDGVTEKSGLSIEDTEAERIEFENFLRFEIPSHPKLHRGQLKNGLRYLILPNKVPPNRFEAHMEVHVGSIDEEDDEQGIAHMIEHVAFLGSKKREKLLGTGARSNAYTDFHHTVFHIHSPTSTQAEGDLLPVVLDALNEIAFHPKFLSSRVEKERRAILSELQMMNTIEYRVDCQLLQYLHSENKLSKRFPIGLEEQIKKWDADKIRKFHERWYFPANATLYIVGDIDDIPKTVNHIEAVFGKIGMENEAPVPSTPSAFGAMASFLVPKLTGGLSGGLSQERSSVSLEQTKNPRRERHAVRPPVQHNWSIPESYTEANPPQIFQHELLQNFSVNMFCKIPVNKVRTFGDLRNVLMKRIFLSALHFRINTRYQSSNPPFTAVELDHSDSGREGCTVTTLTVTAEPRNWQNAIKVAVQEVRRLKEFGVTNGELARYLDALLKDSEQLAAMIDNVSSVDNLDFIMESDALGHTVMDQRQGHESLVAVASTVTLEEVNSVGAEVLEFISDFGKQSAPSPAAIVACVPKKVHVDGIGETEFKIEPEEILAAIEAGLKEPIEAEPELEIPKELVSSENLQELLLQRRPSFVPLDQEKKMTKVYDQDTGIVQRCLSNGIPVNYKISKNEANCGVMRLIVGGGRAAETAEAKGAVIVGVRTLSEGGRVGNFSREQVELFCVNHLINCSLESTEEFISMEFRFTLRDNGMRAAFQLLHMVLEQSVWLEDAFDRAKQLYLSYYRSIPKSLERSTAHKLMLAMLGGDERFVEPTPNSLQHLTLEQVKNAVMRQFVSDNMEVSIVGDFTEEDIESCILEYLGTVGERRGSEGPQKYSPIVFRPYTADLQHQQVFLKDTDERACAYIAGPAPNRWGFTFEGKNLLESVINVSAFGEHLKSEDQHSKLENAVQGKLRAHPLFFAITMGLLQEIINSRLFTTVRDSLGLTYDVSFELNLFDRLKLGWYVISVTSTPEKVHKAVDACKNVLRGLHSNQIAPRELDRARRTLLMRHEAEIKSNAYWLGLMAHLQATSVPRKDISCIKELISLYEAATIEDVYIAYEQLKIDENCLFSCIGIAGSQAGEPVTVSPEDIELPGGLHNVIPVGRGSSTMTRPTT; encoded by the exons ATGCAGACCTCTGCTATCGTATTCAACACAAAACCAATTTTAGCCTCCATCAATTCCACCAACCATACTAAACAAAGCTCTACCTCTGCTCTCTCTACACCCAATTTTAATCGGAGACTGTTAAACAAGGCCATTACTTACCACCCGCCCAAGAATGGTTGCCGCAGACGCTTGTGTTCCGTTACCAGTCAG ACAAGTAGAAGACTTTCTTCCGAGTTCAAAGAACTAGCACCTCGTTCACATTCGCTAGCTAATTTAAAACGAGTATCTTGCTTCCATTCTTacaatagaaagaaaattggaGTGAAGAGATTCACCGCTGGATTCTTTGCTGACAAGTCGACCTTTCCTCTTACAAAGAACCTACCAGATAATACTGAA GTAAGAGAACTTCAAGTTCCCCATGCCTCTGTGGGCCCTGAAGAGCCACATGCCGCAAGTACCACCTGGCCTGATGGTGTTACAGAGAAATCTGGTTTGAGTATAGAAGACACCGAAGCAGAGAGAatagaatttgaaaatttcttaAGGTTTGAGATTCCTTCTCACCCAAAATTGCACAGAGGACAACTGAAAAATGGGCTCCGCTATCTTATTCTGCCAAATAAAGTCCCTCCTAATAG GTTTGAAGCTCACATGGAAGTCCATGTTGGATCAATCGACGAGGAAGATGATGAGCAAGGAATTGCTCATATGATTGAACATGTTGCATTCCTTGGAAGTAAGAAGCGTGAGAAACTTCTTGGAACTGGAGCAAGATCTAATGCTTACACAGACTTCCATCACACAGTGTTTCACATTCACTCACCAACTAGTACACAG GCTGAAGGTGATTTGCTGCCAGTTGTCCTGGATGCTCTTAATGAG ATTGCGTTTCACCCCAAGTTTCTTTCTTCTCGGGTTGAGAAAGAAAGGCGAGCAATTTTGTCAGAGCTACAAATGATGAACACCATAGAGTACCGTGTTGATTGCCAG TTGTTGCAATACTTGCACTCTGAGAACAAGCTGAGCAAAAGGTTTCCTATCGGATTGGAGGAACAGATTAAGAAATGGGATGCGGATAAAATCAGGAAGTTCCATGAGCGTTGGTATTTTCCAGCAAATGCAACATTATATATCGTTGGGGACATTGATGACATTCCAAAGACAGTGAACCACATTGAA GCAGTTTTTGGCAAGATTGGCATGGAAAATGAGGCACCTGTCCCATCTACGCCAAGTGCTTTTGGTGCGATGGCCAGTTTCCTTGTTCCTAAGCTGACAGGTGGACTGTCTGGTGGTTTATCTCAGGAAAGGTCATCTGTTTCCCTGGAGCAAACAAAAAATCCCAGAAGGGAGAGGCATGCTGTTCGCCCTCCAGTTCAGCATAACTGGTCCATTCCTGAAAGCTATACAGAAGCTAACCCTCCCCAGATATTTCAGCATGAATTGCTTCAGAATTTCTCAGTCAACATGTTCTGTAAG ATCCCAGTCAACAAGGTCCGTACATTTGGCGATTTGCGGAATGTGCTGATGAAGAGAATATTTCTTTCTGCTTTGCATTTCCGCATTAATACAAGATACCAG AGTTCCAATCCCCCATTTACCGCGGTCGAATTGGACCACAGTGACTCAGGAAGAGAAGGCTGTACTGTTACAACACTTACGGTGACTGCAGAACCTCGGAATTGGCAAAATGCAATTAAAGTTGCTGTGCAGGAG GTTAGAAGGCTCAAAGAATTTGGTGTGACCAATGGTGAATTAGCCCGGTACCTAGATGCCCTATTAAAAGACAGCGAACAGTTGGCTGCTATGATTGATAATGTGTCATCGGTGGATAATTTAGACTTCATTATGGAAAGTGATGCACTTGGTCATACTGTGATGGATCAGAGACAAGGACATGAGAGTTTGGTTGCTGTTGCTAGCACAGTTACCCTTGAGGAG GTCAACTCTGTTGGTGCGGAGGTGTTGGAGTTCATATCTGATTTTGGTAAACAATCCGCACCGTCCCCTGCAGCTATTGTTGCATGTGTTCCAAAGAAAGTGCACGTTGATGGAATTGGTGAAACTGAATTCAAGATAGAACCGGAAGAGATCTTGGCTGCTATTGAAGCTGGTTTAAAGGAACCCATAGAAGCTGAGCCCGAG CTTGAAATACCCAAGGAGTTGGTATCATCAGAAAATCTGCAGGAGCTGCTTTTGCAGCGGCGCCCATCATTTGTTCCTCTTGaccaagaaaagaaaatgacaaagGTTTATGATCAAGATACAGGAATAGTTCAGAGATGTCTTTCGAATGGAATTCCAGTGAATTACAAG ATTTCCAAAAACGAAGCCAATTGTGGTGTCATGCGACTCATTGTCGGTGGTGGACGCGCAGCTGAAACTGCTGAAGCTAAGGGAGCGGTTATTGTTGGCGTTCGTACTCTGAGTGAAGGAGGTCGTGTGGGAAACTTCTCTCGTGAACAG GTAGAACTTTTCTGTGTGAATCATCTGATCAATTGCTCCCTTGAGTCAACCGAGGAATTTATAAGCATGGAGTTCCGCTTTACTTTAAGAGATAATGGAATGCGTGCTGCTTTCCAATTACTTCATATGGTGCTTGAG CAAAGTGTTTGGTTGGAAGATGCATTCGACAGAGCAAAGCAGTTATACCTGTCTTATTACCGTTCTATCCCTAAAAGTTTAGAGCGTTCTACTGCCCACAAGCTCATGCTTGCCATGCTGGGTGGAGATGAACGATTTGTTGAGCCCACTCCAAACTCATTACAACACTTGACACTTGAGCAAGTTAAAAATGCGGTGATGCGCCAATTTGTTAGTGACAACATGGAG GTGAGTATTGTTGGGGATTTCACTGAAGAGGATATCGAGTCTTGTATATTGGAGTATCTGGGTACAGTGGGAGAAAGAAGGGGTTCTGAGGGACCACAAAAGTATAGCCCAATCGTATTTCGACCATACACTGCTGATCTGCAGCATCAACAA GTATTCTTGAAGGACACAGATGAGCGAGCATGTGCATATATTGCTGGACCTGCTCCCAATCGCTGGGGGTTTACTTTTGAGGGAAAGAATCTTCTTGAGTCAGTTATCAATGTCTCTGCATTTG GTGAACATCTAAAATCTGAAGACCAGCACAGTAAGTTGGAAAATGCTGTCCAAGGAAAACTACGTGCTCACCCACTATTTTTTGCCATCACAATGGGTTTGTTGCAAGAGATCATAAATTCCAG GCTCTTTACAACAGTCAGGGATTCTCTTGGACTGACATATGATGTGTCATTTGAACTAAACCTGTTTGATCGGTTGAAACTCGGGTGGTATGTAATTTCAGTGACATCAACCCCTGAAAAG GTACATAAAGCTGTTGATGCTTGCAAGAATGTCCTAAGAGGTCTTCACAGTAACCAGATTGCCCCAAGAGAGTTGGACAGG